In the genome of Xenopus laevis strain J_2021 chromosome 1S, Xenopus_laevis_v10.1, whole genome shotgun sequence, one region contains:
- the LOC108706474 gene encoding uncharacterized protein LOC108706474 isoform X4 — protein sequence MSALEKTSLLRSYPRLLLPVYSLVCLWTGSSFSHQSLPTYVRVHQPATRHHAERGTIVAHTARKHGYPALGGIDRTKRIRKKID from the exons GACATCTCTGCTGCGCTCATACCCAAGACTGCTCCTCCCCGTGTATAGCCTCGTGTGCCTTTGGACTGGCTCTTCCTTTAGCCATCAGTCTCTTCCCACATATGTCAGAG TCCATCAACCTGCCACCAGGCATCATGCTGAGAGGGGCACAATCGTTGCACATACAGCAAGAAAACACGGCTATCCGGCACTCGGAGGAATCGACAGGACCAAAAGAATACGTAAAAAAATAG